A genomic window from Mesorhizobium sp. 131-2-1 includes:
- the gcl gene encoding glyoxylate carboligase has product MARMRAVDAAVLVLEKEGISCAFGVPGAAINPLYSALKARGSIRHVLARHVEGASHMAEGYTRAKAGNIGLCIGTSGPAGTDMITGLYSAAADSIPILCITGQAPRARLNKEDFQAVDIAAIASPVAKWAVTVMEPYLVPMALQKAFHLMRSSRPGPVLIDLPVDVQLAEIEFDIDAYEPLAPFKPAMTRAQAEKALAMLNQAEKPLVVAGGGIINADASDLLIEFAEVTGVPVIPTLMGWGAIPDDHRLMAGMCGLQTSHRYGNATMLEADFVFGIGNRWANRHTGSVDVYTKGKKFIHVDIEPTQIGRVFAPDLGVVSDAGAALKILLDVATEWRTAGKLRDWSGWAKECQQRKKTMKRKTHFEQVPLKPQRVYEEMNKAFGRDTTYVTTIGLSQIAGAQFLHVYKPRNWINCGQAGPLGWTLPAALGVRAADPDRDIVALSGDYDFQFMIEELAVGAQHKLPYIHVVVNNAYLGLIRQAQRGFSMDYEVSLAFENVNRANDPEAGYGVDHVAVAEAMGCKAVRVRKPEEFAGAFKQAQRLMKEHRVPVVLEFILERVTNISMGTEIDKITEFEELAESHADAPTAIVMLD; this is encoded by the coding sequence ATGGCCAGGATGCGCGCTGTCGACGCTGCAGTTCTCGTTCTCGAAAAGGAAGGCATTTCGTGCGCCTTCGGCGTGCCGGGCGCGGCGATCAACCCGCTCTATTCCGCGCTGAAAGCGAGGGGCTCGATCCGCCACGTTCTCGCCCGCCACGTCGAGGGCGCCTCGCACATGGCCGAAGGCTACACGCGGGCCAAAGCCGGCAATATCGGGCTCTGCATCGGCACGTCCGGTCCGGCCGGCACCGACATGATCACCGGGCTCTATTCGGCTGCGGCCGATTCCATTCCGATCCTCTGCATCACCGGGCAGGCGCCGCGCGCGCGCCTCAACAAGGAGGATTTCCAGGCGGTCGACATCGCCGCGATCGCCTCGCCGGTCGCCAAATGGGCGGTCACCGTCATGGAGCCCTATCTGGTGCCGATGGCATTGCAGAAGGCGTTCCACCTGATGCGGTCGTCGCGGCCGGGTCCGGTCCTCATCGACCTGCCGGTCGACGTGCAACTGGCCGAGATCGAATTCGACATCGACGCCTACGAGCCGCTCGCCCCGTTCAAGCCGGCGATGACGCGCGCGCAGGCCGAGAAGGCGCTGGCGATGCTCAACCAGGCGGAGAAACCGCTGGTCGTCGCCGGCGGCGGCATCATCAATGCCGATGCTTCCGACCTGTTGATCGAGTTCGCCGAGGTCACCGGCGTGCCGGTCATCCCGACGCTGATGGGCTGGGGCGCGATCCCCGACGACCACCGGCTGATGGCCGGCATGTGCGGGCTGCAGACCTCGCATCGCTACGGCAATGCGACGATGCTGGAAGCCGACTTCGTCTTCGGCATCGGCAATCGCTGGGCCAACCGCCATACCGGCTCGGTCGACGTCTACACCAAGGGCAAGAAGTTCATCCATGTCGATATCGAGCCGACGCAGATCGGCCGTGTCTTCGCGCCGGATCTCGGCGTCGTCTCGGATGCGGGCGCGGCGCTGAAGATATTGCTCGACGTCGCCACCGAATGGCGCACGGCTGGCAAGCTGCGTGACTGGTCGGGCTGGGCCAAGGAATGCCAACAGCGCAAGAAGACGATGAAGCGCAAGACGCATTTCGAGCAGGTGCCGCTGAAGCCGCAGCGCGTCTATGAGGAGATGAACAAGGCGTTCGGCCGCGACACCACCTATGTCACCACGATCGGCCTGTCGCAGATTGCCGGCGCGCAGTTCCTGCACGTCTACAAGCCGCGCAACTGGATCAATTGCGGCCAGGCCGGCCCGCTCGGCTGGACGCTGCCGGCGGCACTGGGCGTGCGCGCCGCCGATCCGGACCGCGATATCGTCGCGCTCTCAGGCGACTACGACTTCCAGTTCATGATCGAGGAACTGGCGGTCGGCGCGCAGCACAAATTGCCCTACATCCATGTCGTCGTGAACAACGCCTATCTCGGCCTGATCCGCCAGGCGCAGCGCGGCTTCTCGATGGATTACGAGGTGAGCCTCGCCTTCGAGAACGTCAACCGGGCCAATGATCCCGAGGCCGGCTACGGCGTCGACCATGTCGCGGTCGCCGAGGCGATGGGCTGCAAGGCGGTCCGCGTGCGCAAGCCGGAAGAATTCGCCGGCGCCTTCAAGCAGGCCCAGCGGCTGATGAAGGAGCACCGGGTCCCGGTTGTGCTCGAATTCATCCTCGAGCGCGTCACCAACATTTCGATGGGCACCGAAATCGACAAGATCACCGAATTCGAGGAGCTTGCTGAAAGCCACGCGGATGCGCCGACGGCCATCGTGATGTTGGATTAG
- a CDS encoding group II truncated hemoglobin codes for MNEDTPTLFEWAGGAEALNRLTRTFYDKVARDPIVGPVFRHMSPDHPAHVAAFIGEVFGGPKTYSEKYGGHREMVMHHLGKHLSEEQRRRWINLLADAADEVGLPDDPEFRSAFMGYVEWGSRLAKMNSNLGETCDPEIEPMPAWGWGVPGGPYKPPAGKS; via the coding sequence ATGAACGAGGATACCCCGACACTGTTCGAGTGGGCCGGCGGCGCCGAGGCGCTGAACCGCTTGACGCGGACCTTCTACGACAAGGTGGCGCGCGATCCGATCGTCGGCCCGGTGTTCAGGCATATGTCGCCGGATCATCCCGCCCATGTCGCGGCCTTCATCGGCGAAGTCTTCGGCGGGCCGAAGACCTACAGCGAGAAGTACGGCGGCCATCGCGAGATGGTGATGCATCATCTGGGCAAGCATCTGAGCGAGGAGCAGCGGCGGCGCTGGATCAATCTTCTTGCCGATGCCGCCGACGAGGTCGGCCTGCCCGACGATCCCGAATTCCGCTCCGCCTTCATGGGCTATGTCGAATGGGGATCGCGGCTGGCCAAGATGAATTCCAATCTCGGCGAGACCTGCGACCCCGAGATAGAACCGATGCCGGCCTGGGGCTGGGGCGTGCCGGGCGGACCGTACAAGCCGCCAGCCGGGAAATCGTAA
- the bhcR gene encoding HTH-type transcriptional regulator BhcR, translating into METSEKRQRGRPRSFNGPSEAASVQSLDRALRILAIVAEGSGLSLSEISAQSGLAASTAYRMLTTLENHGMVEFDGTDQLWSIGVETYRMGAAFLRRRKLVDRARIVMQELMEKTGETANLGVAEDDCVVFVSQVETHQAIRAFFRPGTRSSFHASGIGKAVLAHLDPERVAAILRRAGLERFTDKTLSDISALARDLVAIKHRGWSVDDEERHPGMRCVAAAIFNEFGEPIGGVSVSGPTVRVTPERLAEIGPLVREAATEITRMIGGLSNGGLSEGPAEASLFEVSATRLP; encoded by the coding sequence ATGGAAACCAGCGAAAAGCGCCAGCGCGGCCGCCCGCGCTCCTTCAACGGTCCGTCCGAAGCCGCCTCGGTGCAGTCGCTCGACCGCGCCTTGCGCATCCTTGCCATCGTCGCCGAAGGCAGCGGCCTGTCGCTGAGCGAGATATCGGCGCAAAGCGGCCTCGCCGCCTCCACCGCCTACCGCATGCTGACGACGCTGGAGAACCACGGCATGGTCGAGTTCGACGGGACCGACCAGCTGTGGTCGATCGGCGTCGAGACCTACCGCATGGGCGCAGCCTTCCTGCGCCGCCGCAAGCTGGTCGACCGCGCCCGCATCGTCATGCAGGAGCTGATGGAAAAGACCGGCGAGACCGCCAATCTCGGGGTCGCGGAGGACGACTGCGTCGTCTTCGTCAGCCAGGTCGAGACGCACCAGGCGATCCGCGCCTTCTTCCGGCCGGGCACGCGCAGTTCCTTCCACGCCTCTGGCATCGGCAAGGCGGTGCTGGCGCATCTCGATCCCGAGCGTGTAGCCGCCATCCTGCGCCGCGCCGGGCTGGAGCGCTTCACCGATAAGACGCTCTCCGACATCTCGGCACTGGCCCGCGACCTCGTTGCGATCAAGCATCGCGGCTGGTCGGTCGACGACGAGGAGCGCCATCCCGGCATGCGCTGCGTGGCCGCCGCCATCTTCAACGAGTTCGGTGAGCCGATCGGCGGCGTTTCCGTCTCCGGGCCCACTGTTCGGGTGACACCCGAGCGTCTGGCCGAGATCGGCCCGCTGGTGCGCGAAGCGGCAACGGAAATAACCAGGATGATCGGCGGCCTGTCGAACGGCGGCCTTTCAGAAGGCCCCGCCGAGGCATCGCTGTTCGAGGTCAGCGCCACGCGCTTGCC
- a CDS encoding putative glycolipid-binding domain-containing protein codes for MTDRARSPIVRWRQWQGPGIEHLVLRQDSGGISAESVAVSADHAPFAVHYRIACRPDWRTREVEVGLVGGGRFLLETDGVGNWSKDGVPVPDLTGALDPDLTVTPFTNTLPIRRLRLKPGESAEIVAAFIELPELTIVKSPQRYTCLDEGRRYLYEPLASGFRREIDIDGEGLVITYPDFWQRI; via the coding sequence GTGACGGACCGGGCTCGGAGCCCGATCGTTCGATGGCGGCAGTGGCAAGGGCCTGGCATCGAACATCTGGTGCTGCGGCAGGATTCCGGCGGCATATCGGCCGAGTCCGTGGCTGTCTCGGCCGACCACGCGCCGTTCGCCGTTCATTACCGGATTGCGTGCCGACCAGACTGGCGCACCAGGGAGGTCGAGGTCGGCCTCGTCGGCGGCGGGCGTTTCCTGCTCGAGACGGACGGCGTGGGCAACTGGTCGAAGGACGGTGTTCCGGTCCCGGACCTGACCGGCGCGCTGGATCCCGATCTCACCGTCACGCCCTTCACCAATACGCTGCCGATCCGGCGGCTGCGGCTGAAGCCTGGCGAAAGCGCCGAGATTGTTGCGGCCTTCATCGAATTGCCGGAATTGACCATCGTCAAAAGCCCGCAGCGCTACACATGCCTCGATGAGGGCAGGCGCTATCTGTACGAGCCGCTTGCCAGCGGCTTCAGGCGTGAAATCGACATCGATGGGGAGGGGCTGGTGATCACCTATCCGGATTTCTGGCAAAGGATATGA
- a CDS encoding DMT family transporter, protein MQFIPTNIRGPLFMVVSTGSYLVNDTMMKLATVGLPPYEVLFLRGIAAALWGLPLLVLLGYARQIPLIFERKVLRRNLLELAAILCYVVALANMQIADSTALGQITPLLMLVGSAILFGERIGGARVALIGVGFIGAVMVAQPTMQGISVYALLALGNAVLSAARDLAGRKVGADVPGMIVAISAVVVVLAGSGIAHLVSEPWVMPEPRHLMLIAGAGLFLIFGHFFIFMAYRVGPTSAVAPFYYCFTVWAVISGLLVFGQLPNALAVCGILLVVASGLAIVSLDERKRRLMVVA, encoded by the coding sequence ATGCAGTTCATCCCGACAAACATCCGCGGTCCGCTGTTCATGGTCGTCTCGACCGGGTCCTACCTGGTCAACGATACCATGATGAAACTCGCCACCGTCGGCCTGCCGCCCTACGAGGTTCTGTTCCTGCGCGGCATCGCCGCCGCGCTCTGGGGGCTTCCGCTGCTTGTCCTGCTCGGCTACGCCAGGCAGATCCCTTTGATCTTCGAAAGAAAGGTCCTGCGCCGCAACCTGCTCGAGCTGGCGGCGATCCTCTGCTACGTCGTGGCGCTCGCCAACATGCAGATCGCCGACTCGACGGCGCTCGGGCAGATCACCCCGCTGCTGATGCTGGTCGGCTCCGCGATACTTTTCGGCGAACGGATCGGCGGAGCGCGCGTGGCGCTGATTGGCGTCGGCTTCATCGGCGCCGTCATGGTGGCGCAGCCGACGATGCAAGGGATTTCGGTCTATGCCTTGCTGGCGCTCGGCAATGCGGTCCTGTCGGCCGCCCGCGACCTCGCCGGGCGCAAGGTCGGCGCTGACGTTCCAGGCATGATCGTCGCCATTTCCGCCGTCGTGGTCGTGCTGGCCGGCTCAGGCATCGCGCATCTCGTTTCCGAGCCCTGGGTGATGCCGGAACCCCGTCACCTCATGCTGATCGCAGGCGCCGGCCTGTTCCTGATCTTCGGCCATTTCTTCATCTTCATGGCCTATCGCGTCGGGCCGACGAGCGCGGTGGCGCCGTTCTACTATTGCTTCACCGTCTGGGCGGTCATCTCCGGCCTGCTGGTGTTCGGCCAGCTTCCGAACGCGCTTGCCGTCTGCGGCATCCTGCTGGTGGTGGCCAGCGGCCTTGCCATCGTCTCGCTCGATGAAAGGAAGCGGCGGCTGATGGTGGTTGCCTAG
- the secE gene encoding preprotein translocase subunit SecE: MASKTTNPFTFLQQVRAETAKVTWPSRRETMISTVMVLVFAVIAMIFFFTADIAMGYAIEWILGLGR; this comes from the coding sequence ATGGCTTCGAAAACCACAAACCCTTTCACCTTTCTCCAGCAGGTTCGCGCGGAGACCGCCAAGGTGACCTGGCCGTCGCGACGCGAAACGATGATATCGACGGTGATGGTCCTGGTGTTCGCGGTCATCGCGATGATCTTTTTCTTCACCGCCGACATAGCCATGGGCTACGCGATCGAGTGGATTCTGGGGCTGGGACGCTAA
- a CDS encoding COG3904 family protein, with amino-acid sequence MVVGRRLSGQAWWSLGLVCLVLLLVLGNASLAAGAKKSESDRGPPMRFVVVRSNSVGCEPNCPEWISAEGTIEAGTPALLKRMLKRLGGRKLPIVVDSPGGNVDAALTLGRLIRKSGLDIAVGKTWFDGCMPDDRDCAGNKGRGADYFGEPYASGAICNSACPLMFAGGVRRVVGEWAYLGVHQITTTYTKTKLLYRTTYKVVNGKKKVISTKVVSRKNAGSYKTYEMSKAVEKRLVAYFREMGVGEGVLTTMKNTPASDIHQLVLENMLRMNLVTSMDSVDLLAAAAICKARPAPANCREIPGNKDAAPAATVAAAAEPAPATTARPEIVKRDEDMRFVVVRGSNPLCNPDCPEWISAEGTITAYTPERLRDMLDGIGGRRLPLVISSPGGDVQGALATGRLIREHKLDVAIARTDFVGCDLTALDCAADSEARAGLTVDAEGVCDSACAILLAGGVRRLVGPRARLSVHSLGMEKEVKAYLDDMAIGRGLFNAIQLFATERRLEPATMLRFGVTTGPQSVDALTGATICAATPKPENCRVAPSPNAQADAPAKL; translated from the coding sequence GTGGTTGTAGGGCGTCGTTTATCGGGACAGGCATGGTGGTCACTGGGGCTGGTCTGCCTGGTGCTGCTGCTTGTCTTGGGCAATGCCAGCCTCGCCGCCGGCGCTAAAAAGTCCGAGTCCGATCGCGGTCCGCCGATGCGCTTCGTTGTCGTGCGCAGCAACTCCGTGGGGTGCGAACCAAACTGTCCCGAGTGGATTTCGGCGGAAGGCACGATCGAAGCCGGCACGCCGGCGCTGCTCAAGCGCATGCTCAAGCGGCTTGGCGGGCGAAAGCTGCCGATCGTGGTGGATTCGCCCGGCGGCAATGTCGACGCGGCGCTGACGCTCGGCCGGCTGATCCGCAAAAGCGGGCTGGACATCGCGGTCGGCAAGACCTGGTTCGACGGCTGCATGCCGGACGACAGGGATTGCGCCGGCAACAAGGGCAGGGGCGCCGACTATTTCGGCGAACCCTATGCCAGCGGCGCCATCTGCAATTCCGCCTGTCCGCTGATGTTTGCCGGCGGCGTGCGCCGCGTGGTCGGCGAATGGGCGTATCTCGGCGTGCACCAGATCACCACGACCTACACAAAGACGAAACTGCTCTACCGGACCACATACAAGGTGGTGAACGGCAAGAAGAAGGTCATCAGCACGAAGGTCGTCAGCCGCAAGAATGCCGGCAGCTACAAAACCTACGAGATGAGCAAGGCGGTGGAAAAGAGGCTGGTCGCCTATTTCCGCGAGATGGGCGTCGGCGAGGGCGTGCTCACGACGATGAAGAACACGCCGGCCAGCGATATCCATCAGCTGGTCCTCGAAAACATGCTGCGGATGAACCTCGTCACCAGCATGGATTCGGTCGACCTCCTCGCCGCCGCCGCCATCTGCAAGGCGAGGCCGGCCCCGGCAAATTGCCGTGAGATACCAGGAAACAAGGATGCGGCGCCGGCCGCCACCGTGGCCGCCGCGGCCGAGCCGGCACCTGCCACGACGGCCAGGCCGGAGATCGTCAAGCGCGACGAGGACATGCGCTTCGTCGTGGTTCGCGGCAGCAATCCGCTCTGCAATCCAGATTGCCCGGAGTGGATCTCGGCCGAAGGCACGATCACCGCTTACACGCCGGAGCGGCTGCGTGACATGCTCGATGGCATCGGCGGGCGCAGGCTGCCCCTGGTGATAAGCTCGCCGGGCGGCGACGTTCAGGGAGCGCTCGCGACCGGCCGGCTGATCCGCGAGCACAAGCTCGACGTCGCCATTGCGCGGACCGATTTCGTCGGCTGCGATTTGACGGCGCTTGATTGCGCGGCCGATAGCGAGGCTCGCGCCGGGCTCACCGTCGATGCCGAAGGCGTGTGCGATTCAGCCTGTGCGATCCTGCTTGCCGGCGGTGTCCGCCGGCTTGTCGGTCCGCGGGCACGGCTCAGCGTGCATTCGCTGGGGATGGAGAAAGAGGTCAAGGCCTATCTGGACGACATGGCCATCGGCCGAGGGCTGTTCAACGCCATTCAGCTGTTTGCAACCGAGCGTCGGCTCGAACCGGCGACCATGCTGAGGTTCGGCGTGACGACGGGGCCGCAATCGGTCGACGCGCTGACCGGCGCCACCATCTGCGCCGCGACGCCGAAGCCCGAGAACTGCCGCGTGGCGCCGTCGCCCAATGCCCAGGCAGACGCGCCAGCCAAATTGTAG
- the otnI gene encoding 2-oxo-tetronate isomerase, translating to MPRFSANLSMLFGEHDFLDRFDAAARAGFKGIEYIGPYDHAPEVVAARLKKNGLTQVLFNLPAGDWAKGERGIAVLPDRVPEFRQGVAKAITYAHALGCEQINCLAGIAPQGADRSVLENVFAENLAFAAEKLEQAGIRLLIEPINTRDIPGFYLNYSDQALALIDRIGSKNLFLQYDIYHMQIMEGDLARTIEANLGRIAHIQLADNPGRHEPGTGEINYPFLYDHIDRLGYSGWIGAEYKPKAGTEAGLGWFRELAGQGSAAA from the coding sequence ATGCCGCGTTTTTCAGCCAATCTGTCGATGCTCTTTGGCGAGCATGACTTCCTCGACCGTTTCGATGCCGCTGCCCGCGCCGGCTTCAAGGGCATCGAATATATCGGCCCCTATGACCACGCGCCTGAGGTCGTCGCCGCGCGGCTGAAGAAGAACGGCCTGACGCAGGTGCTGTTCAACCTGCCGGCCGGCGACTGGGCGAAAGGCGAGCGCGGTATTGCCGTGCTGCCCGATCGCGTGCCGGAATTCCGGCAAGGTGTGGCTAAGGCGATCACCTATGCGCATGCGCTGGGCTGCGAGCAGATCAACTGCCTGGCCGGCATCGCGCCGCAGGGTGCCGACCGCTCGGTTCTGGAGAACGTCTTTGCCGAGAACCTGGCCTTCGCGGCCGAAAAGCTGGAGCAGGCCGGCATCCGGCTGCTGATCGAGCCGATCAACACCCGCGACATTCCAGGCTTCTACCTGAATTACTCGGACCAGGCGCTGGCGCTGATCGACCGCATCGGCTCGAAGAACTTGTTCCTGCAATACGACATCTATCACATGCAGATCATGGAGGGGGATCTCGCCCGTACCATCGAGGCTAACCTCGGCCGCATCGCGCATATCCAGCTTGCGGATAATCCCGGCCGTCACGAGCCGGGGACGGGCGAGATCAATTATCCCTTCCTCTACGATCACATCGACCGGCTCGGCTATTCCGGCTGGATCGGCGCCGAATACAAGCCGAAGGCCGGCACGGAAGCGGGATTGGGATGGTTCAGGGAACTGGCCGGGCAGGGGAGCGCGGCGGCTTAA
- the tuf gene encoding elongation factor Tu yields the protein MAKGKFERTKPHVNIGTIGHVDHGKTSLTAAITKYFGEYKRYDQIDAAPEEKARGITISTAHVEYETANRHYAHVDCPGHADYVKNMITGAAQMDGAILVVSAADGPMPQTREHILLARQVGVPSIVVFLNKVDQVDDAELLELVELEVRELLTKNEFPGDDIPIVKGSALAALEDSNKTIGEDAIRELMAQVDAYIPTPVRPLDKPFLMPIEDVFSISGRGTVVTGRVERGVVKVGEELEIVGIRPTTKTTCTGVEMFRKLLDQGQAGDNIGALLRGVDREGVERGQVLAKPGSVKPHKKFVAEAYILTKDEGGRHTPFFTNYRPQFYFRTTDVTGIVTLPAGTEMVMPGDNITVDVELIVPIAMEEKLRFAIREGGRTVGAGIVVTIKE from the coding sequence ATGGCAAAAGGTAAATTCGAGCGCACCAAGCCGCATGTGAACATTGGCACGATCGGCCACGTCGATCATGGCAAGACGTCGCTGACGGCGGCGATCACGAAGTATTTTGGCGAATACAAGCGCTATGACCAGATCGACGCAGCGCCGGAAGAGAAGGCGCGCGGCATCACCATTTCGACGGCGCACGTCGAGTACGAGACGGCCAACCGTCACTATGCCCACGTCGACTGCCCCGGCCACGCCGACTATGTGAAGAACATGATCACCGGCGCCGCGCAGATGGACGGCGCGATCCTGGTGGTTTCGGCCGCCGACGGCCCGATGCCGCAGACCCGCGAGCACATCCTGCTCGCCCGCCAGGTCGGCGTGCCGTCGATCGTGGTGTTCCTGAACAAGGTCGACCAGGTCGACGACGCCGAGCTGCTCGAGCTGGTCGAGCTCGAGGTTCGCGAGCTCTTGACCAAGAACGAGTTCCCCGGCGACGACATTCCGATCGTCAAGGGTTCGGCGCTGGCCGCACTTGAGGATTCGAACAAGACCATCGGCGAGGACGCGATCCGCGAGCTGATGGCGCAGGTCGACGCCTACATCCCGACGCCGGTTCGTCCGCTGGACAAGCCGTTCCTGATGCCGATCGAAGACGTGTTCTCGATCTCGGGCCGCGGCACGGTCGTGACCGGCCGCGTCGAGCGCGGCGTGGTCAAGGTCGGCGAGGAACTCGAGATCGTCGGCATCCGTCCGACGACCAAGACGACCTGCACGGGCGTCGAGATGTTCCGCAAGCTGCTCGACCAGGGCCAGGCCGGCGACAACATCGGCGCGCTGCTGCGCGGCGTCGACCGTGAAGGCGTCGAGCGCGGCCAGGTCCTGGCCAAGCCGGGCTCGGTGAAGCCGCACAAGAAGTTCGTGGCCGAAGCCTACATCCTGACCAAGGACGAGGGCGGCCGCCACACGCCGTTCTTCACCAACTACCGTCCGCAGTTCTACTTCCGCACCACCGACGTGACCGGCATCGTGACGCTGCCGGCGGGCACCGAGATGGTGATGCCTGGCGACAACATCACGGTCGACGTCGAGCTGATCGTGCCGATCGCCATGGAAGAGAAGCTGCGCTTCGCCATCCGTGAAGGCGGCCGCACCGTCGGTGCCGGCATCGTCGTCACCATCAAAGAATAA
- a CDS encoding TrmH family RNA methyltransferase: MSKDNKPGTPKDTHYAKLRRAHRDQKAGGAPAFRPRQPVPPGESPADGLVRLYGLHTVRAALDNPRRKIRNMLVTRNAAERLAIADLGALSFKAELVEPKDIDRITGSDAVHQGVLIEAEPLKAKRLDALGDTRLVLVLDQVTDPHNVGAILRSAVAFGAGALITTARHSPQESGVLAKSASGALEHIDQIEVKNLADALGQLHEAGFQTIGLDSDGPAELEKTFAGDKIALVLGAEGKGLRQKTRETVTALARLDMPGAIRSLNVSNAAAVSLYAARKFLGQ; the protein is encoded by the coding sequence ATGAGCAAAGACAACAAGCCCGGCACTCCGAAAGACACCCATTACGCCAAGCTGCGCCGCGCACATCGCGACCAGAAGGCCGGCGGCGCGCCCGCATTCCGGCCGCGCCAGCCGGTGCCGCCGGGCGAATCCCCGGCCGACGGCCTGGTGCGGCTCTATGGCCTGCACACCGTGCGGGCGGCGCTCGATAATCCCCGGCGCAAGATCAGAAACATGCTGGTGACGCGCAACGCCGCCGAGCGGCTGGCGATCGCCGACCTTGGCGCCCTGTCCTTCAAGGCCGAACTGGTCGAGCCGAAGGACATCGACAGGATCACCGGATCGGATGCCGTGCATCAGGGCGTGCTGATCGAGGCGGAGCCGCTGAAGGCCAAGCGCCTCGATGCGCTCGGCGACACAAGGCTTGTGCTGGTCCTCGACCAGGTCACCGACCCGCACAATGTCGGCGCGATCCTGCGCTCAGCCGTCGCCTTCGGCGCCGGCGCGCTGATCACCACGGCCCGCCACAGCCCGCAGGAGTCCGGCGTGCTGGCGAAATCGGCGTCAGGGGCGCTGGAACATATCGACCAGATCGAGGTCAAGAACCTCGCCGACGCGCTCGGCCAGTTGCACGAAGCCGGCTTCCAGACCATCGGCCTCGATTCGGACGGTCCGGCGGAGTTGGAGAAGACATTCGCCGGCGACAAGATCGCGCTGGTGCTGGGCGCCGAGGGCAAGGGCCTGCGCCAGAAGACGCGCGAGACGGTGACCGCGCTCGCCCGCCTCGACATGCCCGGCGCCATCCGCTCGCTCAACGTGTCGAATGCCGCGGCGGTGAGCCTCTATGCGGCGAGGAAATTCCTAGGGCAGTGA
- a CDS encoding 2-hydroxy-3-oxopropionate reductase has product MDTIGFIGLGIMGAPMAGHLLDAGYSVVASDHRSKPPADLVAKGLKTVTGHDAVAKAADIIILMVPDTPQVADVLFGENGVASGLSKGKLVIDMSSISPIETKVFAKKINDLGCDYLDAPVSGGEVGAKAASLTIMVGGEEQAFERAKPVFEKMGKNITLVGPNGVGQTTKVANQIVVALTIEAVGEALVFASKAGADPAKVRQALMGGLAASRILEVHGERMIKRTFAPGFRIELHQKDLNLALEGAKSLGVSLPNTSTTQQLFNSCAANGGAKEDHSALVRALERMAGHNLGE; this is encoded by the coding sequence ATGGACACCATCGGCTTCATCGGGCTGGGCATCATGGGCGCACCGATGGCGGGGCATCTGCTCGACGCCGGCTACTCAGTCGTCGCCAGCGACCATCGCTCGAAGCCGCCGGCCGATCTCGTCGCCAAGGGCCTGAAGACCGTCACCGGCCATGACGCCGTGGCGAAGGCCGCCGACATCATCATCCTGATGGTCCCCGACACGCCGCAGGTCGCCGACGTTCTGTTCGGCGAGAACGGCGTCGCGTCCGGCCTGTCAAAGGGCAAGCTGGTCATCGACATGAGCTCGATCTCGCCGATCGAAACCAAGGTTTTCGCGAAAAAGATCAACGACCTCGGCTGCGACTATCTCGACGCGCCGGTATCGGGCGGCGAGGTCGGCGCCAAGGCGGCGTCGCTCACCATCATGGTCGGCGGCGAGGAACAAGCCTTCGAGCGCGCCAAGCCGGTGTTCGAGAAGATGGGCAAAAACATCACGCTGGTCGGGCCGAACGGCGTCGGCCAGACCACGAAGGTCGCCAACCAGATCGTCGTGGCGCTGACCATCGAGGCGGTCGGCGAGGCGCTTGTCTTCGCATCGAAGGCAGGCGCCGATCCGGCCAAGGTCAGGCAGGCGCTGATGGGCGGGCTCGCCGCCTCGCGCATCCTCGAAGTGCATGGCGAGCGCATGATCAAGCGCACCTTCGCGCCGGGCTTCCGCATCGAGCTGCACCAGAAAGATCTCAACCTGGCGCTCGAGGGAGCGAAATCCCTCGGCGTGTCATTGCCCAACACCTCGACGACGCAGCAGCTGTTCAATTCCTGCGCCGCCAATGGCGGCGCGAAGGAGGATCACTCGGCGCTGGTCAGGGCGCTGGAGCGGATGGCGGGGCACAATTTAGGGGAATAG